In Blattabacterium sp. DPU, the genomic window AATTCCTTCTCTAAAATCATCTCCAGTTAATTCTATTTTACTAGATAAAATGCCATATCCATCTATATATTTTTTAAATGTTCTTGTTAATGCTCTTCGGAACCCAGAAAGATGAGTTCCTCCTTCATAAGTATTAATGTTATTCACATAAGAATAAATTTTTTCTTTAAAAGAAGTGTTGTATTGCATTGCTATTTCTACAATAGTATTATCTTTTTCTCCTTCAATAAAAAGAATATCTTTAGTTAAAGATTCCTGATTTTTATCTAAAATAGTAAGGTATTCTTTTAATCCATTTTTAGAAAAAAAATGTTCTTTTATATTTTTCCTCTCGTCTTTTAAAAATAAGGATAAACCTTTATTTAAAAAAGATAATTCTTTTAATCGATTAGCTAAAATATCATAATTATATATAATGGAATTAAAAATGGAATGATCAGCAAGATAATAAATTTTTGTTCCTTGCATATTAGTTTTTCCTAAATATTTTACAGAATAAAGGGCTTTTCCTTTAAAATATTCTTGTTGATAAATTTTCCCATTTCGATAAATTGTAACTATAAGTTTCTTAGATAAAGCATTGACACAAGATATTCCTACGCCATGTAATCCTCCAGAAACTTTATAAGAATTTTTATCAAATTTACCACCCGCTCCAATCTTAGTCATAACGACTTCTAGAGCAGATTTACCTTCTTTTTTATGAATATCTATTGGAATTCCACGACCATTGTCAAGTACTGTAATAAATCCATTTTTATGAATGGTTACCCATATTTTATTGCAAAAGCCTGCTAAAGCTTCATCGACAGAGTTATCTATTACTTCGTAAACTAAATGATGTAATCCTCTAATTCCTATATCTCCAATATACATAGAAGGTCTTAATCTAATATGTTCGATTCCTTCAAGAGATTGAATACTATCTGCTGTATAATCTTTTATAGTCGTCATAAGTAGTCATATTATGTTTTTGATTCATTTAATTTTATTTCATTATTTTACATAAAATTTATAGTTTTATCTTAGAATCAAAGATAGAAAAAATATTGTTCCGTGAAAATTTGGAAAAAAAAAACAAATTTTAGTTTTAGTAAAAAAATAATAAGTTTTACTTCAAGTAAGGATTCAAAAATAGATTTACTTTTGGCTCCACATGATGTTATAGGAACTATAGCTCATGTTATCATGTTGAAAAGTATAGGATTATTAAATCAAAAAGATTTAACAATTTTAATTCATGAATTGCGTAATATTTATGTTCAAGAAATTTTAAAAAATAATTTTAAGATTGATGAAGGAATAGAAGATATTCATTCTCAGATAGAGTTTTTATTAACTCATCGTTTAGGAGAAGTAGGAAAGAAAATACATAGTGGAAGATCCAGAAATGATCAAATTTTGGTAGATTTGAAACTTTTTGTTCGTACAGAAATCAAAAATATTGTATATATGACTTATTCTTTTTTTGATTTATTATTAAAATTAAGTGAGCAACATAAAAATATATTAATGCCTGGCTATACTCATTATCAAATAGCAATGCCCTCTTCTTTTGGTCTTTGGTTTGCCGCATATGCAGAAAGTTTGATTGATGACTTGCTATTAATGCAGGCTGCATATCGTATTGTCAATAAAAATCCTTTAGGTTCAGCTGCAGGATATGGATCTTCTTTACCTTTAAACCGAAAAATGACAACCTATTTATTGGGTTTTGAAAATTTAAATTATAATGTAGTGTATGCTCAAATGGGACGGGGAAAAATGGAAAAAATTGTTTCAGAATCTATTTCTTCTTTGGCAAGAACTTTAAGTAAAATGGCTCAAGATATTTGTTTATATCTAAGTCAAAATTTTAATTTCATTAGTTTTCCTGATCATCTTACTACTGGATCAAGTATTATGCCTCATAAGAAAAATCCAGATGTTTTTGAGATAATACGAGCAAAATGTAATAGAATTACATCATTACCTAATGAAATTTCTTTAATTTCTTCTAATTTATGTTCCGGATATCATAGAGATTTTCAAATCATTAAAGAAAGATTTATTCCGATTTTTGAAGAAATGAAAAAATGTTTTTCTATGTTTAAATTTATGTTAAATCATATTATAGTTAATAAGGATCTTCTTAAAGATGATAAATATCAGTATTTATTTAGTGTAGAACGAGTGAATCATCTAGTGGTTGAAAAAGGGTATTCTTTTAGGGAAGCTTATGAACAAGTAGGATTAGATATCCAAAATGGACGTTTTAAATCCTTTACTATTAAGGGTTCTTATTCTCATGAAGGAAGTATAGGAAATTTGTGTAACAAACAAATTAGAAATTTGATGCAAGATGTAATTAAAGAATTTAATTTTGATAAAATAAATGAAGTCATACAACGATTAATTTATAGAAAAATCTATTTTGATGGATCCTCTAAGGATCCAATTTTCGTTTGAATTGTATGGATTTTTTATCTAACCAATCTTTTATTTTTTTATGATGTCCAGACAAAAGTATTTTTGGGACAGACCATCCTTTATAAGTGATTGGACGAGTGTAAATGGGAGGAGCTATGAAAGCTTTTTTTTGAAAAGAATCTGTAAGAATTGAATCTTGATTTTGGATTACTCCAGGTAATAATCTAACTATGGATTCGACAATAACAGCCGCAGCTAATTCTCCTCCAGATAAAATATAATTACCAATGGATATTTCTTTGGAAATTAAGTGATCTCTAATTCTTTGATCAATTCCTTTATAACGTCCACAAAGAATAATAATATTTTTTTTATCAATGAAATATTGAGCATATTTTTGTGAAAATAATTTTCCATCAGGAGTCATAAAAATTTTTTCATCATAATTTCTCTCTGACAATAGCTTGGAAAAACATTGATATACAGGTTCTATTCTAATTACCATTCCTGATCCACCTCCATAAGGATAATCATCTACATTCTTTCTTTTTCCTAATCCATATTTACGTAAATCATGAACATGAATTTCAATTAAACCTTTATTCATAGCTTTTTTAATAATAGAATTAGAAAAAGGACTATGAAAAATTTCAGGAACTATACTAACAATATCTATACGTAACACATTATTTTTTAATATATAATATACAACACTTTTACTAATAATCTAATAATGAAACTAATAAAAAAATTTTTACCTTTGTGAATAAAAAATGAATTATATCGTATCCATAGTAGGACGTCCTAATGTAGGAAAATCAACTTTGTTTAATCGTCTTGTAGGAAGAAGAAAAGCTATAGTTCATGTAACAAGTGGAGTAACAAGAGATCGTATTTATGGAAATTCAGAATGGAATGGAGTTAAATTTGATGTAGTAGATACTGGTGGTTTTTATATTTCAAAAAATGATATACTTGAAAAAGAAATAAAAAATCAAATTTTTATAGCTATTCAAGAATCTGATGTTATTTTATTTTTAGTAGATATAAAAGTGGGAATATTAGATGCAGATATAGAATTTGCCCAAATTTTAAGAGAATGTAAAAAAATAGTTTTATTAGTCGTGAATAAAGTAGATCACGGAAAATCTGTATATTCTGATACAGATTTTTTCCGTTTAGGATTTGTAAAATATCACTACATATCAGCTATAGATGGTAGTGGTACTGGAGAATTACTGGATAAATTAATAGAAATATTACAATATAAATTCAAATTATTTAAAAATAAAGAAAAAATATTGGAAAATAAATTTATTCCTCGTTTTTCAATAGTAGGACGGCCCAATGTAGGAAAATCTACTTTGATTAACTCTTTTCTAAATAAAAATCATCATATTGTGACAAATATTTCTGGTACAACTAGAGATAGTCTTGATGTTTTTTACAAAAAATTGGAATATAAGTGTATTTTAGTAGATACTCCTGGAGTCAGAAAAAAATCAAAAATAAGAGATCCCATTGAATTTTATTCTACGATGAGAACGTTTAAAACAATAGAATATGCGGATGTTTGTTTTTTAATGATAGATGCGGGAATAGGATGGGAAAGACAAGACATGAATATTTTTAAATTAGTGGAAAAAAATCATAAAGGAATTATAATTCTTATTAACAAATGGGATTTATTTCATAAAAATAATTTTGACACACAAAAAAATTATGAATTTTTTATAAGAAAAAAAATTTATCCATTTGATAATGTTCCCATTCTTTTTATATCCGCTAAAAATAAAAATGGAATACATAATATTATTCCCATGGCTTATCAGGTTTTGAAATCGAGAAAAAACAGATTAAAAACAAATATTTTAAATAAAATAATGTTACCAATTTTGAAAAAAAATCCTCCAATTCCTAATAAAAAAAATAAATTCATAACTATAAAATATTGTACTCAATTACCTTCATGCACGCCCAAATTTATTTTTTTTTCTAATTTTCCTCAATATATAAAAGAATCTTACAAAAGATTTGTTGAAAATAAAATTCGTTCTCACTTTAATTTTATAGGAGTACCTATACAAATTTTTTTTAGAAAAAAATAACTTTTTAGGATTTATTATCTACTGATAATATCGTGATAACACACTTAAGAGGAAAGTTAATAGAAAAAAATCAATCTTATTTAATCATAGATTGTCATGGAATTGGATATCATATTCATATATCCTCATATACATATTCTTCTTTGGGAGAAAAAGAAGGTAAAGATGTTTACATACATACTTATCTTTTTATTAAAGAAAATCAACATGTTTTGTATGGTTTTTTTGATAAAAAAGAAAGAAAAATATTTTCTTATTTGATATCCGTGAATGGAATAGGCCCCAGTTCTGCTCTCATGCTATTATCTTCTCTTACTCCATATGAAATAGAAAAATCTATATCTAAAGAAGATATAAAAGTGTTTAAAACAGTTAAAGGAATTGGAACAAAAACGGCTCAAAGAATTATTATTGAACTAAAAGATAAAATTATTAAAGAAACTATTTATAAAAAAGGAAAAAACGTAAAATTATTGGAAAAAACACCTTATTTAATAAAAAAAGAAGCTTTAAATGCTTTAAGTGTACTTGGATTTTCTATTCAAGAGTCTAAAAAAGTTTTGGATGATATTTTAGATGGAAATCCAGAATTTTCTGTAGAAAATCTTATTAAAGAATCTTTAAAAAAAATTGTCAAATCATAAAAATTATTCACCATTTATCAAAAAACAACCTTAATAATATACTTTTGTTTTTTTTGTGAATTCAACAATACTTATTATTATGAAACTTTTTTATCCCTCAATTATAGTGGTTATTTTTTTCTTATCTATATTTGATCTTATTGTTGGTTTAATTAATGATGCCGTTAATTTTCTAAATTCTGCTATTGGATCTCAAGTTGCTTCTCGTAGAACTATCATGATTTTTGCCAGTTTAGGTATTTTATTAGGAGCTTTTTTGTCTAGTGGAATGATGGAAGTAGCGAGAAAAGGGGTTTTTGATCCTTCTTATTTTTATTTTTCAGATATTATTTTTATTTTTTTAGCGGTAATGATATCCGATATTATTTTATTGGATATTTTCAATACATTAGGATTACCCACTTCTACTACTGTATCTATGGTTTTTTGCTTGTTAGGGGCTGCTTTCAGTATTGCCATGATAAAAATGACTTCTCCATTGAATGATGAACCTTTTCATCATTTAACTTTATACATTAAAACCGAAAAAACATTCACCATTAGTATAGGTATTTTTTTATCTATTATTATTTCTTTTACTTTCGGGGCTTTTATTCACTATTTTATTCGTTCTTTATTTAGTTTTGAATATGAAAGTAGATTAAAATATATAGGGGTAATATGGAGTGCTATTTCACTGAGCAGCATGACTTATTTTCTTATTGTAAGAGGTCTTCATAGTACTTTACAGGGTTTGATTGATGAAAATTTAGTAGGATTTTCCTCATTTATTCAACATTTCATAAAATGGACTCATCATAATTTTTTTATTTTTTTGCTTATATTATTTTCAACGTGGACTATTATAGCAAAAATATTTGTTTCTTTAGGATATAATATTTTAAAATTTGTCGTATTATATGGTACTTTTTCTTTAGCTATGGCTTTTGCAGGGAATGATTTAGTAAATTTTATTGGAATTCCTATAGCTAGTATACAATCATATAACATATGGAAAGAATCGGGTAGTCCTCCTGCTGAAAAATTCAATATGAAAAGTTTGTCTGGAAATGTACAGGTCCCTTCCTCTGTTTTAATTATTGCAGGTATGATCATGATATTCACTCTTTGGTTTTCCAAAAAAACAAAAAACATAACAAGTACAGAAATTAATTTAAGTAGACAAAATGAAGGCCCAGAAAAATTTTTATCCAATTCTTTTTCTAGAATAATAGTTAGATTTTTTTTATATATTGGGAATCAATTTTTTGAATTGTTTCCTAAAAGACTTTTGGTTAAAATAGAAAAAAACTTTAAGCAAAAAAAAATACAAAAAGAAGAAAACGGAGCTTTTGACCTAGTTAGAGCTTCTGCGAATTTAACTATATCCAGTATATTGATATCTATAGCCACAGTTCAAAAACTTCCATTATCTACTACTTTTGTTACTTTTATGGTATCTATGGGGACTTCTCTTGCAGACAGAGCATGGGATAGAGAAAGTGCTGTTTATAGAGTTTCAGGAGTCTTAAAAGTTATAAGAGGATGGTTTTTAACAGGTTTAATAGCCTTTACCATGGCAGGAATGACGGCTATTTTTTTATACTTTTTTAAAATATGGGCTTTATCTTTTCTTATTTTTTTTATTTTATTTGTTTTTTATAGAAGCTACAAAAACTATAATAAAATGCAAAATAAAAAAATAGAAGAAAAACCGTTTTTTGGGGTAGTAAATCTTACTTTTGAGAGTACTTTAAGCAAAACCTTAGACATTCTACTCCCTATACTTGAATACATTGAAAATATTTACAAAAGTAGCATAGAAGGAATTACTAAAGAAGATTTAAAAACTCTTCAAGAAAGTAGAAATAATTTCTTCAAAGTAAAAGAAAATTTTACAAATGTACATAATTCTTTAGTTAAAGTGATTAGAAAAACTAAAAATTGTGAACCAATTGCTGGAATTCTTTATATACATATATATAATAAAACTAGAGAAATCATTGAATCTTCAGATATTATTACGAATCATACATTATTTCATGTCATCAATAGTCATAAACCTTTACAATACCAACAGAAGAAAAATTTACGAATACTTGAGTATCTTATGATTGAACATTTTAATATCATCCAAAAAATAATAAGGGATAAAAGTTATAAAAAAATTAAATTTCCTTGTACTATACAAAATCAAATTTTAAAAAAAATTGAGGAGCAAATGAATCAACAAGTGATGGGTATTATACGTCAAAAATATGGAACAAAAAATACATTTTTAATGTTGGATATTCTTTTAGAATCAAAAAAAATTACGGGAAGTATAAAAGATCTCATTGTATTATATAACAATGCGTTATCTCATATTTCATCCAAAAAAGACGCGTCTTTTTTAGCATTCTAAAAAATGTGGAGTCATGAGATTACATCCTCGTATATCTGAAAAATCCATTCTTCCTAATACTTCAAATTCATTATCATTAATTTTTTTTCCTAAATCTTCTGTAGAAATAAAAGGGCAAGATAAATAATTTGATAAATCAATAATATCAATTCCTCCTATTTTATTGTTATTGATATGTATAAAAGGATCTTCAGGATCTCTGATATATACTTTCATCCAAGGAGGACATTGAAATTTTCCGTTTTTTTTTGCATATGCTTGAGAAAGCAATTCTGTCATTCCATATTCAGAATGGATTTCCTTTACACAAAAAAATTTTTTTAAAATATCGTGTAATTCTTCTCTAATAATTTCTTTCCTTTTCCCTTTCATTCCTCCTGTTTCCATAATTATCACCTTGTTTTTAGATTCATTTTTTTGCATATTTTGTTGCAAATGATTATTTTTTTCTATAAAATCCAATAGAAAAAAACTAAGTCCAAAAATGAAAATATTTTTATCATTTTGATTCGAAAAGATATCTTTATAATTATGATAAGGAATAAAATGACTTCCATTTTTATGGGTTTGTTGTATCAAATATTTTATCATATAAATTAAAGAAGAATCTTTTCGATTTGTAGGAATAAATCCTAAAAACTTAAATTTTTCTATGGGACCATAGAAAAATTCAAAACTATTTCGAATACTATCAATATAAATATTCAAATTTTTTACATAATGTTTACTTTTTATTCCAGTAGTTCCACTGCTAGTAAAAATGATATCGTAATCATCTGTTGTTCTACTACTAAAAATACGATGTGTTTTAAAAAAGGAAATAGGCAAAAAAGGAATTTCAGAAATATTTTTTATTTCAAATGGATTTATTTCTAAAAATTGAAGATAATTTTTATAAGTTATGTTATTTTTTATTTGATCATGAAATATATTCCATGTTAAATTATCAAATTCTTTATTTGATAATATGGAAAAAATTTTT contains:
- the argH gene encoding argininosuccinate lyase, coding for MKIWKKKTNFSFSKKIISFTSSKDSKIDLLLAPHDVIGTIAHVIMLKSIGLLNQKDLTILIHELRNIYVQEILKNNFKIDEGIEDIHSQIEFLLTHRLGEVGKKIHSGRSRNDQILVDLKLFVRTEIKNIVYMTYSFFDLLLKLSEQHKNILMPGYTHYQIAMPSSFGLWFAAYAESLIDDLLLMQAAYRIVNKNPLGSAAGYGSSLPLNRKMTTYLLGFENLNYNVVYAQMGRGKMEKIVSESISSLARTLSKMAQDICLYLSQNFNFISFPDHLTTGSSIMPHKKNPDVFEIIRAKCNRITSLPNEISLISSNLCSGYHRDFQIIKERFIPIFEEMKKCFSMFKFMLNHIIVNKDLLKDDKYQYLFSVERVNHLVVEKGYSFREAYEQVGLDIQNGRFKSFTIKGSYSHEGSIGNLCNKQIRNLMQDVIKEFNFDKINEVIQRLIYRKIYFDGSSKDPIFV
- a CDS encoding LuxE/PaaK family acyltransferase translates to MNFKEKIFSILSNKEFDNLTWNIFHDQIKNNITYKNYLQFLEINPFEIKNISEIPFLPISFFKTHRIFSSRTTDDYDIIFTSSGTTGIKSKHYVKNLNIYIDSIRNSFEFFYGPIEKFKFLGFIPTNRKDSSLIYMIKYLIQQTHKNGSHFIPYHNYKDIFSNQNDKNIFIFGLSFFLLDFIEKNNHLQQNMQKNESKNKVIIMETGGMKGKRKEIIREELHDILKKFFCVKEIHSEYGMTELLSQAYAKKNGKFQCPPWMKVYIRDPEDPFIHINNNKIGGIDIIDLSNYLSCPFISTEDLGKKINDNEFEVLGRMDFSDIRGCNLMTPHFLEC
- the gyrB gene encoding DNA topoisomerase (ATP-hydrolyzing) subunit B, translated to MTTIKDYTADSIQSLEGIEHIRLRPSMYIGDIGIRGLHHLVYEVIDNSVDEALAGFCNKIWVTIHKNGFITVLDNGRGIPIDIHKKEGKSALEVVMTKIGAGGKFDKNSYKVSGGLHGVGISCVNALSKKLIVTIYRNGKIYQQEYFKGKALYSVKYLGKTNMQGTKIYYLADHSIFNSIIYNYDILANRLKELSFLNKGLSLFLKDERKNIKEHFFSKNGLKEYLTILDKNQESLTKDILFIEGEKDNTIVEIAMQYNTSFKEKIYSYVNNINTYEGGTHLSGFRRALTRTFKKYIDGYGILSSKIELTGDDFREGITAIISIRVMDPQFEGQTKTKLSNHEIGGIVDKIVGEALYSYLEEHPSDRKKIIDKIILSAKARQAARKARELIQKKTAISSILPGKLADCSFNNPENCEIYLVEGDSAGGTAKQGRDRNFQAILPLRGKILNVEKAMQYKIFENEEIKNIFTSLGVSIGTEENQKILNIKKLRYNKIIIMTDADIDGSHISTLILTLFFRYMKPLIEEGHIYIATPPLYLIRKGNHYQYAWNDQERENIIHQLGGRKYINIQRYKGLGEMNAEQLWETTMNPKKRTLRKVNIEDYSEADKIFSILMGDEVPPRRNFIEQNAIHAKIDV
- the trmD gene encoding tRNA (guanosine(37)-N1)-methyltransferase TrmD, with translation MLRIDIVSIVPEIFHSPFSNSIIKKAMNKGLIEIHVHDLRKYGLGKRKNVDDYPYGGGSGMVIRIEPVYQCFSKLLSERNYDEKIFMTPDGKLFSQKYAQYFIDKKNIIILCGRYKGIDQRIRDHLISKEISIGNYILSGGELAAAVIVESIVRLLPGVIQNQDSILTDSFQKKAFIAPPIYTRPITYKGWSVPKILLSGHHKKIKDWLDKKSIQFKRKLDP
- the der gene encoding ribosome biogenesis GTPase Der, with translation MNYIVSIVGRPNVGKSTLFNRLVGRRKAIVHVTSGVTRDRIYGNSEWNGVKFDVVDTGGFYISKNDILEKEIKNQIFIAIQESDVILFLVDIKVGILDADIEFAQILRECKKIVLLVVNKVDHGKSVYSDTDFFRLGFVKYHYISAIDGSGTGELLDKLIEILQYKFKLFKNKEKILENKFIPRFSIVGRPNVGKSTLINSFLNKNHHIVTNISGTTRDSLDVFYKKLEYKCILVDTPGVRKKSKIRDPIEFYSTMRTFKTIEYADVCFLMIDAGIGWERQDMNIFKLVEKNHKGIIILINKWDLFHKNNFDTQKNYEFFIRKKIYPFDNVPILFISAKNKNGIHNIIPMAYQVLKSRKNRLKTNILNKIMLPILKKNPPIPNKKNKFITIKYCTQLPSCTPKFIFFSNFPQYIKESYKRFVENKIRSHFNFIGVPIQIFFRKK
- a CDS encoding inorganic phosphate transporter; protein product: MKLFYPSIIVVIFFLSIFDLIVGLINDAVNFLNSAIGSQVASRRTIMIFASLGILLGAFLSSGMMEVARKGVFDPSYFYFSDIIFIFLAVMISDIILLDIFNTLGLPTSTTVSMVFCLLGAAFSIAMIKMTSPLNDEPFHHLTLYIKTEKTFTISIGIFLSIIISFTFGAFIHYFIRSLFSFEYESRLKYIGVIWSAISLSSMTYFLIVRGLHSTLQGLIDENLVGFSSFIQHFIKWTHHNFFIFLLILFSTWTIIAKIFVSLGYNILKFVVLYGTFSLAMAFAGNDLVNFIGIPIASIQSYNIWKESGSPPAEKFNMKSLSGNVQVPSSVLIIAGMIMIFTLWFSKKTKNITSTEINLSRQNEGPEKFLSNSFSRIIVRFFLYIGNQFFELFPKRLLVKIEKNFKQKKIQKEENGAFDLVRASANLTISSILISIATVQKLPLSTTFVTFMVSMGTSLADRAWDRESAVYRVSGVLKVIRGWFLTGLIAFTMAGMTAIFLYFFKIWALSFLIFFILFVFYRSYKNYNKMQNKKIEEKPFFGVVNLTFESTLSKTLDILLPILEYIENIYKSSIEGITKEDLKTLQESRNNFFKVKENFTNVHNSLVKVIRKTKNCEPIAGILYIHIYNKTREIIESSDIITNHTLFHVINSHKPLQYQQKKNLRILEYLMIEHFNIIQKIIRDKSYKKIKFPCTIQNQILKKIEEQMNQQVMGIIRQKYGTKNTFLMLDILLESKKITGSIKDLIVLYNNALSHISSKKDASFLAF
- the ruvA gene encoding Holliday junction branch migration protein RuvA, translating into MITHLRGKLIEKNQSYLIIDCHGIGYHIHISSYTYSSLGEKEGKDVYIHTYLFIKENQHVLYGFFDKKERKIFSYLISVNGIGPSSALMLLSSLTPYEIEKSISKEDIKVFKTVKGIGTKTAQRIIIELKDKIIKETIYKKGKNVKLLEKTPYLIKKEALNALSVLGFSIQESKKVLDDILDGNPEFSVENLIKESLKKIVKS